From Apium graveolens cultivar Ventura chromosome 9, ASM990537v1, whole genome shotgun sequence, the proteins below share one genomic window:
- the LOC141682858 gene encoding B3 domain-containing protein Os05g0481400-like: MTGNINNNNSNTYEEARKQRLLENQKRIEELGILKISKSLADSAKSAKPQRRQPKPRAISILEPRRSSRARNVVSYRDAIDVELPPMRKRSRFNASWTSYLARPVDEVKCATFEERNAAYNSAEKLRSNLQSKYPSFIKSMVRSHVYSCFWLGLPAWFCEDHLPKSDGNTEIVLENENGAEYEAVYISKRTGLSGGWRAFALEHKLDDGDALVFELTEPTRLKVYIVRAGDDLGKEEMLEDTEEDKSSKKQKESITNTNRKTESKEGKNPVRVSGRKGRSNGLSLENDTLDISEETEGLKETKTEDNKKPTRISSRKRSSRL; the protein is encoded by the exons ATGACTGGTAACATCAACAACAACAACTCCAACACTTACGAAGAGGCTCGGAAGCAACGCCTCCTTGAAAATCAAAAACGAATTGAG GAATTGGGGATTTTGAAGATATCGAAAAGTTTAGCAGATAGTGCTAAATCCGCAAAGCCCCAG AGACGTCAACCAAAACCTAGAGCAATAAGCATTTTGGAGCCAAGACGTTCCTCACGTGCACGTAATGTGGTATCTTACCGTGATGCT ATTGATGTGGAGCTGCCTCCCATGCGTAAGAGATCAAGGTTCAATGCTTCGTGGACAAG TTATCTTGCAAGACCAGTGGATGAGGTCAAATGTGCTACATTCGAAGAAAGGAATGCTGCTTACAACTCCGCAGAGAAGCTCAGGAGCAATCTGCAGTCTAAATATCCATCTTTCATCAAGTCAATGGTTCGGTCTCATGTTTATAGCTGCTTTTGGTTG GGACTTCCTGCTTGGTTCTGTGAAGACCATCTCCCGAAGTCCGATGGAAATACTGAAATTGTATTAGAGAATGAGAATGGCGCAGAATATGAAGCTGTATATATTAGCAAGAGAACTGGGCTTAGTGGTGGATGGAGAGCATTTGCTCTGGAACACAAATTAGATGATGGCGATGCATTGGTATTTGAATTGACTGAGCCAACTAGATTAAAG GTTTACATAGTTAGAGCTGGTGATGATTTGGGCAAAGAAGAAATGttagaagatactgaagaagatAAAAGTTCCAAGAAACAAAAAGAGTCGATAACCAATACAAATAGGAAAACTGAATCAAAGGAAGGAAAGAATCCTGTGCGCGTGTCAGGCAGAAAAGGGAGATCTAATGGTTTAAGCCTAGAAAATGATACCCTTGACATCAGTGAAGAAACTGAAGGTTTAAAAGAGACGAAAACAGAGGACAACAAGAAGCCAACACGGATATCATCCAGGAAACGAAGTAGTCGACTGTGA